The genome window CAGCCCGCAAAATTAGCCATTATTCCTGAAACCACAAACCTTTTTGGGAAAAACTTTCAAAAACAGATGTTTCAGATAAGAGCTGATAGAAAAAAGAGGTTAAAACATTTGGCTATTAAAAAGATTCCTCGTATTTTTGCAGTAGATTTTTCAAAGGTTTTCTAAAGGTTAAAGGCTTATGTGCAAATATGAAGAAATAGAAGGTTGGCGACTCTCGAATGGCAAGACGATTCGGGAAATCAACAATGCCGTACACGATGAGGTGGAACGGATCTACCTGGAAGCGTGGGCGAAAGGCATTTCCGTGCCGTATTTTGAAAACGGAAAAACCTATCTTGCTAATCCTGATGGAAGCGATGTAGAAGCAACTCTTGATTTTGCGACACGCGAATATACTATCATAAAACAAGTTGCAGCTCCAGGAAAGGGGAAAATGAGTTACTTACTCCATTAATTACTTCGTAACACCTATTTTTCTATTAAGATTATGAAAAGAAGACCTGAATTTACAATTATAGCCGGTCCAAATGGAGCTAGCAAAAGTAGGCTTGGAATATTTTATTCTACAGTAAAAGCTTTTGACGGAGACCTTCTAGCAATGTCTCTTCGAAACGAACATCCTGATTGGATAGAGCGATGGATAGATGGAACTGTTATCTCTTCATTGATGAAAGAAAAAGAAGAAGCCATTTCACAAAACAAGAATTTTGCTTTCGAAACGAACTTCTCTACAGATTTGCCAGTCAATCTTGTTCAGGATTTTAAAGATGCAGGTTATAAAATCAGCCTCATCTTTTTCGGCTTATCCTCGAAAGAAGATTCTCTATCTCGTGTTATCCAAAGATACACAATGGGCGGTCATAATGTAAACCAAGACGTGATAGAATATAACTTCACGGAAGGCATCAAACGAGTAAAAGCCTCTCTACCACTTTTTGAAAACATTCTTTTCATTGATGGCACTTCCGATTTTGGCGACATTGTTGCCATTCACATCGAGAAATCAGGCAAGCATCAGATAACAGATCACCCAGCCGAGTGGTTCGACAAATACTTCAAAGAAGCATTCGATGCGCTTGTTGATGGCGAGGAAGAATAGTTCTTTTACAAGATTCTAGCAAATCATTTTATACCCAATCCCCCTCACATTGATGATTCTGATATTTTCATCGGCAGATAACTTGTGGCGGAGCTTGGTGATGAAAACATGGAGACTGCGGGAATTGAAGAAGCTGTCATCGCCCCAGAGTTGCAGGAGAATATCCTTGCTCTCTACCACATTGTTCTTGCTCTCCACAAGCATGCGAAGGATTTCGGATTCACGATGTGACAGTTCTGTATCTTTACCATCCAACTGCAGAATCTGACTGGTAACATTCAGGCGATAACGACCGATGGAGAGCCATTGATCAGCAGCATCCGGATTATCAGGAGAAACATTCCCCCCTTCCTGTTCTTCAGAAGAAATATTTCCTGCAGAAGCCCGATGACAAAGCGACTTAATACGGACGATGAGCTCCTGGATGGCAAACGGCTTCTTCAGATAATCATTGCCACCCAATTCAAATCCCTCTACCACATCATTCACCGCCGAACGAGCCGTG of Segatella copri contains these proteins:
- a CDS encoding response regulator transcription factor — protein: MNKIKVLLVEDETSLAMILSDTLEAQGFEMRTAHDGEEGLRMFDEQKPDVLVADVMMPKMDGFEMVRRIRKTDSRTPVLFLTARSAVNDVVEGFELGGNDYLKKPFAIQELIVRIKSLCHRASAGNISSEEQEGGNVSPDNPDAADQWLSIGRYRLNVTSQILQLDGKDTELSHRESEILRMLVESKNNVVESKDILLQLWGDDSFFNSRSLHVFITKLRHKLSADENIRIINVRGIGYKMIC